A single window of Methanotorris formicicus Mc-S-70 DNA harbors:
- the cas5b gene encoding type I-B CRISPR-associated protein Cas5b has protein sequence MKVLVFDIWGDYGHFKKIYTTTSPLTYDIIPKTTIYGILGAVLGFDKEKYLKHINADTTNIALRILSPIKKVNFALNLINTKGNYFIPIKKKGHEPRTQIRFEMLKNPKYRIYVNLRDDELHNKLKELLKEHKTIYTPYMGISEMIANFKYIGEFEVVKLKSDDFVEVNSVIRRDNIKDINFEDNKEYLFAKIPNEMNGGRITTEYVDIFYEKNGKPIKCKVGGYWKITEINENITFI, from the coding sequence ATGAAGGTTTTAGTTTTTGATATTTGGGGGGATTATGGGCATTTTAAGAAGATATACACGACAACAAGTCCTTTAACTTATGATATAATACCAAAAACAACAATTTATGGGATATTGGGGGCAGTTTTAGGATTTGATAAAGAAAAGTATTTAAAACATATAAACGCTGATACAACAAACATTGCATTAAGAATATTAAGCCCAATAAAAAAGGTAAATTTTGCTTTAAATTTGATTAATACAAAGGGAAATTATTTCATTCCAATAAAAAAGAAAGGACATGAACCAAGAACACAAATAAGATTTGAAATGTTAAAAAACCCCAAATATAGAATCTACGTTAATTTGAGAGATGATGAATTACATAACAAATTAAAAGAACTTTTAAAAGAACATAAAACAATTTATACCCCATACATGGGAATAAGCGAGATGATTGCAAATTTCAAATATATTGGAGAGTTTGAAGTTGTTAAATTAAAAAGCGATGATTTTGTAGAGGTAAATTCAGTTATTAGAAGGGATAATATAAAAGATATTAACTTTGAAGATAATAAGGAATATCTATTCGCAAAAATACCAAATGAAATGAATGGGGGGAGAATAACAACTGAATATGTAGATATTTTTTATGAAAAAAACGGAAAGCCTATAAAATGCAAAGTAGGAGGATATTGGAAAATAACTGAAATAAATGAAAACATAACATTTATTTGA